In Opisthocomus hoazin isolate bOpiHoa1 chromosome 12, bOpiHoa1.hap1, whole genome shotgun sequence, the sequence AGAACAGAGGTCACTAAGAAACCTGGAAGAGTGAGAGCTTTAGAAGGAAGTACTCAAGCCATACCTCTGCTTTAAAATTGAGCCCCTTCCAGCCGACAGTAGGAACAAACCAGAAAGAGCACAAGCAGCTTGTTCATTAAAATAACAGCCTGGGGTCACAAAGCCATTCTAGCTCCACATCTGTTCTGTACGTGCCAAAACCCTCCTCAATCCAATTTACACCcgccaaaaaaagaggaaacaaaaaaccaccccaaaacccagaCAACAAAATCCCCCCACATATTTTCACGTATTGAAGTGAACAACTCATGGAGTTTTCAAAATGTGGACTCCTAAATGAATATTACACGCAGAAACGCAACATTCAAGAGCCTTGTTCTCATAAGCAAAAGCTATTACAATCGTCGTTTCATCAAAACTCATTACAGGCTTCTTCTCTTGGGCACAGGATTGTGCGGAACAGAATCCCTTCACCCTCTCTCACTAGTCCTGCTTGCACTTTATTCCAAGTCCACCAAATTCCAGCCTGTCGGATGTGACTGTGGAAAGCAGAAACCTCATCTGCTGCAGACTTTGCACGTTCTTTGTTCTGTCCCAGAAATGTTCCCCCGTGCCCTTAAGGCACCTCTTGCACCACGGAAGCCACTGCCAGCTTCAAAGCACTAGCAAATCTTCCCAACCCGTAGTAAGGACTTCTGCTGCCAGTTACACCACCATTTTCAGCACTGTAGATCGTGCCAACAGAAACTCTGTCAGCACAGAAGCTTCTGTTCGTATCAGGTGGCACATTATTTCCCACTTCCACCCTGAACCAGCTCCCTGTGCCAGCAAGGTTTGAGTGCAGGTCAGGTACAAGACAGAGAAATCATCTCGTGTTCACCTCCTTCTGTGTTTCTACAGCTGTCCCATGGCTCATGCTCCAGCTTTACTCTTTAAACTCAAACATTTCTACGTTTTCTGGATACCTATTTCTCAGCTGGCTTCTGGGACAGCTTCTCTCAGCATTCGTCAGCTGTTTTTACAATCCCTTCAGGAGCTGCTCAGAAACACAACACCTGCAACTATTTAACATCACACACCCTAGAAGACCAGTATCCACTCAGCTTTTCCACATAGTTTAGGAACGAGCCTGTGCAGCACTTTTGACCAGAGAGCGACTGCAAATGCCTCTGATGGCTACCAGCTGAAAGGCAGGATAAAACCCCTTGCTAGTCAGCTTACTGTGTCAGGAGAATGAACATCGGTCAGAGCTCCCGTCCTTTCCATTTCAGCCTAATCCTCACCAGAATTGCGAAGCTGACATGAAGGCAAGGCTGATGTGGATTCTCTCACCTGATTCTGTAACCACCGGTTCTTTCAGCAGGACACGGCCCCCCGGCTTAAGTATCCGAGCTATTTCTGCCAGTACCTCTGCACTGTGCTGCGCTGCACTGCCTGGTACCACGCCAGAGAGAATTACGTCGAAGCTGGACTCCCTGTGAGCCgctgaaaagagagaggaagatggTACAATTTTACACGTGTACACACAGAGCTTTGCTTAACACATCAGTTCCACCTCCCTCCTCACCTCTCACGCTTGCGTACAACAGAGAGAAGTGATTAAAGACACTGGTCACAGGAAATATGACCAGGCTATCTCACTTTCTTTGCTGTACTGCCAGTGGTAAGAGTTAGCCATATTGTTGTTCCAAATGCTGACTTACAAACCAGGCCAGATGCCAGCTCACACAACAGAAGCACCTTCTCCCTCTAAATCAAACAGGGAAAAATTAAGCTCATTCTTACACTGAGACAACTGGTTAATGTTTTCCACAGCAACACGATTATCAGCTCCCACCAGTGCCTGAATTTTATCCACCAAATCCTTCAGGGCTTCGACAGGTGAGGAGCTGTCCCAGACGATGGCCACGCGCTGGCCTGGCGTGACTCCGTACTCCCCCATttccgcagcagcagccctgacaGTAAGAGGGATGGGTCAGGGGGAGACAGAGAGGAAGCGTAAGTGCCAAGCGCAGCATGAACCTCTACGGACTGTGACTTAATCACAGGCTTGTTTTAATAAACAGGGACTATTTCCTGGAGGCAGGCAGCACAGAGTTCCCACAAGCTGAGCACTAACATGACATTCAGAAACAGCTACACTTAAGTGCGTAATTCAGTTTCTCTCCAGTTCAGAGACTAGTTTTGCAGGGAAACTGCAAgccatacttaaaaaaaaaaaaccgcaccaaaataaaaatgttacctGCTTGCTTAAAGATTTAAATAGAGAATACACAGGATTTCTGGATTTCCAGACTAGTGACAACTATTTGACATTAAATGCTGCCTTATCTCTCCTACTCAGGACATGACCTAGCGGAGTTTGCTCCCGCAGTGCATGAGAAGATAAAAAAATGTAACTTTCAGCATTGCAGATTGAGGCTCTTTCAACTCTTATCGTTGCTGGTGCTGGGTGAGCCATTActtggagggaggaggggaacaGAACGTGCAGTGAGTGGCAGAAACTTGTCTGCGCTAGTATTTTATAAAAAATTGCACTCCTGACAAGGTCTGAAGAAAATCTGCACTATAGAAGTGTCACCACAGTATCATACCATCACCTGTACTCATAGCAGCACCGGCTGCTGAAACAAATTACCTGGCCTCTTTCACCCTACTCATCCAATGCAAACCTATTCCCTTTCTAATTTCACACGACCGCAGAGAACAGAGCGCACCGGCGAGCACACTACTCGCCCAGTGTTATCTTCAATTAGCTGCAAGCCATACACCTGCTTCGGGCGAGCCTGCTGTGAGCAAGGTCTTTACCAGACATCACTACCTTAGGCATCCTGGGAAACACCTTATTGCCACCATGTTGTCGTGAAAGCAGAGCTTACGGATATGCTGTACTAAATTTAACTCGGTTGCCTGCAGCCAGGTGCGCAGTGGATTTCGACCCCTTTTTCCTCTAGCTCTATGTGCCGTGGACTCCTCTCTCCTGGAAACCGCAAACAAGTGCGGAACGGGATGACCCTGTGCCTGGTGTGAGCTACTCTGGGACAAATTCGCGCTAAGGCAGCCCACACTGCCAGCCAGCTAAGGAGTGGAAGAGCTGGGATGTATTCTACAGGTCGGCCTTGCATGCGTATGTAACACAGGCTAAGCAACTACAACAGATGGCAATGCTAGTAAACATGCTTATTAACCCCACTGAAAAGTCACCTCTCCCAGGCAGCAGGCTGAAAACCTCAAGACACACAAGCTGGTGGgctactgtgaaaaaaaaaaaaatccaaagtcaCACCTTCTTCTCAGAGCAGCAGTTTGTGGCCTTTCACAAAGGTCCCTCAAAGATGCCCCCGCAGATCCCATGCGTAACGTCAGCACAGCACAAGGGAAGAGGCTTCAGCCAGCCCAGACTacaccagcagcactgccagcctgcagcagcccctccaattcagtggtgcccagcgacaggacaaggggccatgggcacaaactgaagcagaggaagttccagctgaacacaaggaagaacttcttccctctgagggtgacggagccctggcccaggctgcccagggaggttggagtctctggagatattcaagacccgcctggacaaggtcctgcacagcctgctctgggtgaccctgcttcggcagggggttggactgggtgacccacagaggtcccttccaaccccgaacattccgtgagtCTGTGAATTGCTCCCTAAAGAAAGCAGGAGGCTGCGGCAGTCCTCAGAGACGCGGCACTACACCTGCCTTCCGTCGGCGTAACGGCGAGGAGCAACCGGTGAGGAGACACCCTCAGAGAACGCGCAGTCGAGCTCTTGGAGGGATGACGGGAGGGATATTTTTCTCCCTCCACATTTTCCACCAGAAGGTGGAGTTTACTTTCAAACGAAAAGCTCCGTGTACCAGCTGCCTGCCTTTTCAGCACCCCCAGCTGTAGACTGCGACAACCTCGCCTTGCTCGCCCGGCCGGTGCTGGGGgaatgagggggggggggcagggggacctTATCTTCCCCGCACACACGGGACAGCCCGGAGGAACACCCTGCCCAGCGCGGGGGAGCCGCAGGCCACAGCGGGTTAAACCCGCCGCGCAGCACGGCCGGCGGGAGGCTCCCCCGCGGCCCAGGCcgcggcccggggctgccggcggctgcaGCGGCCTACGGGGGGTGCCCGCCCAacgccccgccaggccccgcgTCAGGGGAACGGGGAGGCACCACCCACCGCCGCCtttcccccagccccgctcccctccgccgagCGCCCACCTCACCTCGCCTCAGCCTGACGCCGTCAGCGCCGCGTCACACCCCCGCGACGTCACCGCCCCCTGCCCGcttccaagatggcggcggcggcgggcagcctGCGGCGCGCGGGCTGGCGGCTGTGGCGGGGCCGCGCGGGTGAGGGggcgcggctggggggggggggcggcggcggcgtgcccgtgccggtgcgcgtgcccggcggggcggggccggattggcgccgggcggggcggggcggaggaaGGTGAGGTGAAGGGCAGAGGCGGGGCGCCGCtagggggcggtgcggggccgcggGGTCGCACCGGGCCCAAGTCTAGGCCTAGGCCTAGGCCTTGGCCGCGGCAGCTgcgggcagctggggagggacgCAGCCAGGCCCGGCAGGGTCTCTCCGGGGAGCGCGGTGCCTGGGCGAAGGAGGCTGCGCAGGGCTCggtgccctgccagccccatgtGCCTCCCCGGCCCTGAAACCACACCCGTCCTGTGAGGGAACCGGAGAGGGGTGGCTTGGCTGGGGGTGTCTGGTCGTGGGGGGTTTTTAAAGTGTGGGCTGTGCAACcccagcttattaaaaaaaacccacccaaaattCACTGCAGTTAAATGAAAACTTCTCACAGGGCAGCCGTGATTGAAAGCTGCGTTGCCTTTGAGTCCCTTGAGAAACGCATGTCGTCACCGGCCTGTTGTAGCCATTAGGACCAGTGTGACCAGCGTGTCGTAGCCGTGACCGACATATCGTAGCCATTAGGACAGCTCGGTCCCTGTTGTATGACTCGGTCCCTGTTGTATGACTCGCCCCGAGCTTGGGGCTCGGCACCTCCTGCCAACTCACCCCTCCATCGGGGACCGAAAAGGGGAGAGGGCCTgctgcggggcaggcagggcACGTTTGTGTGCCTGGTTTCCCGTGCGAGACTGGGAAGCTCCCTCCTGTCTGCAGTCCGCGCCGTTCCTTTCCtcacaaaacattttcactttattttcgTCGAGTAAATGTGAGCTCGGCTGAGAGCGGCGCTTCTGAGAAGTGTAAAAATAGACTGTCTGcaaatttctgttcctttcagcGGTGTTTACTGCAACTCTTTTCTTCACTGTAATTTTCTGTGCTTCCTGCTGTTGGAAGGAGACATCTGACTCTCCTGGTTTCCCTTGCAGTGGCCAGGTGCCAGCTCTCCCCACCGTGGCGTGCTCTCCAGGCCTCGGCCGTGCTGAGGAGAGTCTCTGACGAGCAGAAGAAGGAGCCCTTGGCATCTTCCTCCCAGCAGCAGTTCGATTCGCATCCAGCCGATCACCAGCCTGAACAGGAACCTCAGGGCCCTCGCCCCAGGTAACTCACTAACCATTTCTAAGCACTGTCCTGCCGACAGTGAGATCGGAAGGCTTTGCTTTCCCGAAACTCGCATCTGAAGCTCGGAGACAACGAGTTCCCGAGTTAATGGAGCCTCAGACTTCAGCAGCCGGGGAGCTCTGCCGTGGAGGCAGAATGGGACTTGCTTTCAAGTGGGAACCTCTCTGGTCTGCAAAGCGCAAGCCTTCGCTGCTGGATTTTTGTGTAAATCCCCACAAGATGTGGACAATATGTTGTCCCTATGCCTGTAACTGTAAAGCCCCCGTTGGAAAAGCTTATAGTTTAgctgtttttttaaaggagggGGAACGTGAGGCTGACTGGTCTCCAGGCAGGCACCTAAATTGAGCCCTCCCTTATTTTTCTCCTCTCACGGGAAAGGTTGGTTAAGAATCCCTTTTTCTGGAAAGGGGAGGATTTTACAGGAGGCAGCGAGATTTATACTAAGCAGATCTCAAAGCGTGCCTGCCCGCAGCGGTGGCAGCGAGTGAGTGGCAGAGTCCAGGCTGCTGATGTCTGGCGGTGATGTTCCCCTCACTGTACCAATACCTTCTCATAGTTACACTGGCCAGGGCGGCCAGGAGTCTGAGGACTATGAGAGCgaggagcagctgcagcaccGAATCCTCACAGCAGCGCTGGAGTTTGTGCCCGAACATGGCTGGACTGCAGAAGCCATTGCAGAGGGAGCCAAGGTATGTGGGGAGAGAAGCAACAAACCAGTTGACAACTGGATGGAGCTGAAGTCCAAAGACAGCCAGGCCTGCATGCTTCCCCCACATACTCTTGGGCGATGCACCCTGGTCAGCAGATGGTACCGGGCAGGAACACGTCCCAGCTGCTCCAGGGTAACCCTGTCAGAGTTAAACTAAGGCACGAGGTAGAGTAGTGACCCCAAAGAGAGGAAAACACGTACAGGAAGCGCTTTTTAATGCAGCGTTGCTTTGTTTAATTCCATATAACTTCCTTCACAATATAAATACAACGTATTTCCTAGCTGGATCCAGCTTAGCGGCGTATGACCCGGTGTATgcttctcccttcttcccggcAGACCCTGGGTCTCTCCGTTGCGGCCGCAGGGATGTTTCACAGTGACGGCAGTGAACTGATCCTGCACTTTGTGTCTCAGTGCAACACCAAGCTgtctgagctgctggagcaggaacAAAAACTGGTGCAGCTGGGCGAAGCAGAGTGAGTATTGGGTATGAAAAGACATCTTCCTTGGCAGGCTTTGGGGACTGGATAGACAGAGAGGCCACACGGGAGACCAACACTTTGAGTAAAAAACTGATTTACCCAAATAAAACCACCTGCCCAGATACGGAGTTGGACCAGAGGCGTAAAGGATACGTAATATTTCTCCTATCTATTGCTGAGGCAGGCAAGAAATCGATCTTTGAAATTCAGAATCGAGTTTAACTTGGATATTCttcatatttgtattttgttttcctcacCCAGGAAGAAGCCTACAGATCAGTTCCTGAGAGATGCTGTAGAAGCCAGACTGAGGATGCTGATTCCATATATTGAGAAATGGCCCCAGGTATAAAATGAATATCATGATTGTCTCTTTTTTTGCGTGTATTTTAAACACACTGTGGCCTTCAGCGTAGTCTCTCTACCCGAGTAGTTCAAGGCTGTAAACGAAACCCTTCCTGGTTTCAAATGATGTGTACCCTTCAAGAAGAGAGCACCCTCGGAAGAAGGCAGTTAAAGGTGTCCTTAGAACAACTGTTTCTCGTGGTTCCGGAAAGGCAAACCTCCACCATTCACTCCACCCATCTGGGATCCCCCAAGGATAACCAGTGTCTCGGTACAGCCCTGTTTGCAGCGTCACTGCAAGTCGGGCTCCTTGCAGTGTTGTTCCAGTTGCACCGGTATCATCTGATGCCTGGAAATGCAGAACTATGGCTTTGTTGCATGAAACTGCTGGCCTAGTGTGCAGATGACAAACCCTCGGCAACCTGAGGATAGCTCTGTGCCCTGAGAGGGCTCCGTGCTTCCAAATTCAGATTTAAGTCACAAGCCTTTCTTCCTAGGGTGGGAAGGGAATTGAATTGTGGCCTCAGTGACAAGCAAAGACTTCCCAACCTTGGGCTGCAAAGATCGCTGCAAAGCCAGCCTCTGTTGTCCAGAATCACTGCTGGCGTCTGGGCAGCTGAATGCAGGGCTCCTTGCAGAGAGGGAAGATGGGATTCAGGTTTTTGTTCCAGATTAGCATAACTTGTCTTGCGAAGGATGTGGGTGGTTTGTGACTCTCCTGGCATTGTGTTATTACGTTCAAAGGCTGCAGGATCTCAGCAGGGCCATTACGGCTGGCTGTTCTGCCCTCGGTTAGCTGCTTTGAGTTCAAAGCCAAATTCAGAGACATGAGAGATTTGACTCCCTGCCCGTAGGGAGCTCAGCCTGTGCTGCCTTTCTGTGCCTGGAGAGGCAGCGCGGGAGAGACTACATGGTGGCGTTCGAGCTGAGCGGGGAGCATTGGGCTCCGGTACCGGCTGGGGCCGGAGCGCAGCTGCCACCCTGTACCTTCCCTGCAAAGCCTGCTGCTTGGGAACACTGGTGCTAGCTGAAACGAGCTGGGAGGACTTGTCCCTGGGAGCTGGAGGCGAGTcaacagcagcagggaaaagATGACAGAGTAGAGCATTGTTGGGCGGCTTTAATGCTATGTCCTTCTCTCTTTCACCCTCCCGTTTATCAGTGCGTTTCCTTCGCaggctctgagcatcctgttGCTCCCACATAACATCCCGTCCAGCCTCAACCTCCTCACCAGCATGATCGATGACATATGGCACTACGCTGGAGACCAGTCTACAGACGTAAGTCTTCGTGCCTGGGACTGCCTGGTTCTGCCCCTCGGCACTTCAGCAAAATGACGGGTTGAAGCAGGAGTTGGGCCACGTCTCCCTTGAAACGAGCTGTTTGTTGAACGAGGCAGGCGTTTTCAGAAGCACCCAAGGGTCCTTATAAAGCTATAGCCTAATTTCCAGAGACACTTAGGAGCCAATGGGGCTAAATGCAAATTAGCGCCAGTGGAACCAGTGCAGATTAAAAGGAGCTACTTTCCTAAACTCTTTTAAGtactcttctttttttgaagACACAGACAAAACTGGTGAGATTTTGAGACTTCAGAAGCTGACCTGGTATTCAGTCAGCAAGCAGCGTGTCTCTGTCGAAGCAGCGGTCTCTTCCATCAGCAGGAGCATTTGCAGATTTGACTTGAAAACCATTGAAGAACCTACCTAAAAATACTAGTAGCTTATTAAAGCTTTCATCTTTCTGGCagggaataaaagaaaattacaacCTTAATTAAAGCAATTAATAAATTACTTTAATTCATATAGATGTAGAGAGAGATGGGAAAAGCTAAATGAACCGTTTTAACAAACTACTTTAATAAGCTTCTTTTATCTGACTATAAAAGAGAAGCTActgcagtgaaaaataaatacgatgacagaaaaattaaaggaaTAAACCAGAAGAGCACTGAAAGACTGTGACTGCACGAGGAACAAGTCCCTCACGGGTTGTGGAAGTCACATCAACACATCAGAGTTGGTGTCCGCACTGGGCTGCTCCTAAAGTCTCCTCACCGATGCAGGGAGTAGGAGAGCTTCTGCAGTTTGTCTCTTGTTCGCACCTTCTGACCAGCCACAAGAGTTTTCCTGGGGAGCTCTGATGCTGACCCCTCCCTCTTTCCCAGTAAAGGGGTGTAATGTCACTCGCAGTGCGGCCCTCCTCACAACACCAGGAGCTCGGTGGAGTGTGCCCATGACTCACAGAACCCTTCAGGCATTTCTTTCGGAGCTGGAGGAGAATCAACAGAGAGAGTTTGGTCTCAGGCACGTGAGAGATCCAGCTGCAAGTGGCAGCACCCCTCCTTGTTCTCCCCTCGTCAAAGCTTGCAGGTCATGGTGCAGACAGTGGAGTTTTTGAGCCAACTGTTGTTTTCAAAATCAAGGCCGGTGTTTTGGTTTCTGTGTCGCTTTGTAGCCATGAGCGGAACAACCAGTATTTTTTCTAGGTAGCCAAATAGTTTGATCCCTGTAATAGCAGCAAATGGAGCTGGAGGCTCGTTTTCAAAAATGTTGACATTTTCGCCTGCCAGCGGTGCGAGTGCAGCTGGAAGAACTGAAGAGTTTGAGTTACTTGTGCATCTTTGCGTCGTGTAACCTATCGTTGTAAGGCATCCTGCAGCGTTGCTGCCAGCAGCGTACTGATGCACCGAGTGATTTGGTGGGCAGTACTGGTATGTCAGTGACAGGGCTTGGGAAAGGTCTCTCTTCTGTGTGGTCCTGCACAGTTCTGTCCTCTGCTTGTTCCCTTTCGTCATGCCTGTATCTGGTGCGAACTGCAGCTCAAGTTCAGTACTAAATACAGCCGTTTCTCCTCTAATCGGATCTCGAATCGGGGCTTTGCATTGCCTGCTAGCGGTCTGTAAAGCAAAGGTGAACTCTGGCACCAGGCATGCAGGCTGGCAGGGCACGGGAGGATCCCTTGCTGTCTGCTGCAGGTGCCGGCCTGCAACTGGCAGCAGGCGGTGGGACCTTGTTCGGCAGTTTTAGACCCCATTCTTGTGACCACTCTCTGGTGCCACGGGAGCAGCTGTGCTGTCAGATGTCGGTGTTGGCTGGCGGCCCACGGCATCACAGGGAGGAGCTGCACAGATGAAGTGGGGAAGGAATATGCCATTCGATGCTATTTTCCTTTGCTGATCTCCGGTCTGCTATCGTGAGCTGCGTTGCCGATCTGCATTCAGGTCacaccttcctctccctctctctcttatTTCATGCCCTTGCAGTTTAACTGGTACACTCGTCGGGCTGTGCTTACCGGCGTCTACAACACCACCGAACTGGTGATGATACAGGACTCATCCCCTGACTTCGAGGATACTTGGCGCTTCCTGGAGAACAGAGTAGCTGATGCCATGAATATGGGCAATACAGCTAATCAGGTAACGTTACAGGCAGGGTTTACGTGCGGCGTCCCCCTTCTCCCCAAATCTATCTGCAGGCAGACCTGGCTATTCGATCATGCAGACTGCCTCGTACTGGCGGGTGATTGCATAAAAGCTGTTGGTTCATCATCAGTAGATGCTCCTGTGTCTTCTGGTACGACACGTAGACTGGCCCGACGGCTGGGAGACGTACATCCCCAGGAAGCGTCTTCCTTGTCTCTTGTCTCTGGCTATCGCTTGTCTGCAGTGCTTGGCTTTTGTCCGTGCCTTTTCTGCAGCACATACGTGTTTGTTGTGCATTGCATCTGTTTGGGTGGCCACGAGTGTaactgcagaagaaagcaaaaggtCCCATTCTCCTTGTGTCTCCTAGGTACAGTCAACCGGAGAAGCAGTTGTCCAGGGCCTGATGGGAGCTGCAGTTACCGTAAGTAGCGCTGAAaccagcagggctgccagggcagAATTGCTTCTGTTCCCTTCCGTGCTGAATGTCAGCATGTTTTTCCTCCCAGCTCCAGAGCACAGCATGAAAAAGCATTGTCTTTCATAACATAACTACACCTAAGGATGATTTTCTGCGTAGTTTGGGGTTAGTTCACTTTTTTTGTGGTGAAAGAACTCGTAATAGAGcgtaaaaaaaatcagtctgaagCTGCAGGGTGAGCTTTAGAGACGAGAGACAGGCGATCAGAATAAATACGGGTGTTCACCGACGCTCATCACAACATCTGTTCCCCTGCCAGTCCCTGCACTAGGGACCTTGATGGAAGGTCCGTGGCCCCCAGGACACATGGGAGGTGGCACCTGTCTCTGAGCTGCAGCAGGGTGACCTCCTCAAGCTGTTCCAGTTGACTGCAGTGTCCTTCCAAGAGTGCATTCACTTCTTGGTAGCACCCTGGGCTGCTTTGTGTCCGTGCAGCGGGAACTGAGCTTCCTCTGGGATGTGAAATAATCCTTTGTGTACCCAGGAATGATTTTTGAAGGGCTTCGGGGCCTCCCTGTGATTCTAATTTTGAATAACTCCCATTGCATTTAGCAGCAAAATGATTCCCTTGTtatcagaaatacattttccttgTACCAGCACAAGACAAACAGGCTAGAACACCAAAAGGATCCTCCACCAGAGAAATCCCCATGCCCTCTTTGAGCTCTTGCACCTGCAGCTGGGGCCCAGCGTGTCTCCCGTCGCCAGATGTTTCATCTGTCCCCGCAGCAGTCCCACTGCACAGATAAACAGGGGGAACGCGCCTGCTTCCGAAGGCGGGGGGTTGCCGCCAGCTGCTTTTAGGGCAAAAAACTCCCCAGGACATGAACTGTTCGGGGCAACCAGTGCGGACCCCCACGCCCAAGGGTGCTGTGCGGGTGTGCTGAGCTCTCCGGGTCTCTGCAAAGcagatggaatcacagaatcacagaatggtaggggttggaagggacctctgtgggtcacccagtccaacctcctgccgaagcagggtcacccagagcaggctgcacaggatcgcgtccaggtgggtcttgagtatctccagagaaggagaccccacaacctccctgggcagtctgttccagggctccgtcaccctcagagggaagaagttcttcctcctgttcagctggaacttcctctgcttcagtttgtgcccactgccccttgtcctgtcgctgggcaccactgaaaagagtctggccccgtcctcctgacacccaccctgcagatatttggaggcatttctgaggtcgcctcgcagccttctcttcttcaggctgaacaagcccagctccctcagcctctcctcgtaggagagatgctccagtcccctcctcatcctcgtagctctccgctggactctctccagtagctcctcatctttcttgaactggggagccccgcactggacacagcactgcagatggggcctcactggggcagagtagagggggaggagaacctccctcgacctgctggccaccccccccccccccccccccccggcctccctcatcGCCCCCTCCTCCGGCCCCACACGGGGCCTCCGCTCCCCGGCCTGCCCGGTCGCCCCTGCTCCCGCGGCCTCTGCGGGAGCCTCCGGGGCTGGCCGCAGGCCTTCGCACTGCCGTTAACCCCCcaccccctctcctctgccccacAGATCGGGAACCTGGCAGGGCTGAACCGGCGCCGGTGAGGAGCCGGCGGCGCGGGAGCGAAGACGGGCCGCGCCTCACCCTGCCCCGGTACCAATAAAGCCGCACCGCAGCCTGGCCCGGACTGTTTTTGGGGACGCaccggggcggcgcgggggagcTTGGCGGGGACGGACCgggcgggaggccggggggggaaggggaagccaTGCCGTACGCCAACCAGCCGACCGTGCGCATCACCGAGCTGACGGACGAGAACGTCAAGTTCATCATCGAGAACACGGACCTGGCGTGAGcaccgccgcggggcgggggtggAGCGGGCCGCGGTAGGCCCCTGCGGGCCCTGCCTGCCCGGGGGTGCGGCGGGGAGGGCCGCGGAGATCGCCGAGCTCGGGTCGCGGCCCGCTGCCGCCACGGAGTCCCCCGGGGCGGGCCTGGTGAGGGCCTCGGGGCAAAGCCAGGGCCCCAGCGCCGGCTGGCCGGCGTCCCCTGAGGCGTCTGCGCGGGCAGCCCGGCGCGTCGGCTCCCACCGGCCTCACCGCGGCCTTTGTTCCCCTCAGGGTGGCAAATTCCATCCGGAGAGTGTTCATCGCCGAGGTCCCCATCATAGGT encodes:
- the COQ9 gene encoding ubiquinone biosynthesis protein COQ9, mitochondrial gives rise to the protein MAAAAGSLRRAGWRLWRGRAVARCQLSPPWRALQASAVLRRVSDEQKKEPLASSSQQQFDSHPADHQPEQEPQGPRPSYTGQGGQESEDYESEEQLQHRILTAALEFVPEHGWTAEAIAEGAKTLGLSVAAAGMFHSDGSELILHFVSQCNTKLSELLEQEQKLVQLGEAEKKPTDQFLRDAVEARLRMLIPYIEKWPQALSILLLPHNIPSSLNLLTSMIDDIWHYAGDQSTDFNWYTRRAVLTGVYNTTELVMIQDSSPDFEDTWRFLENRVADAMNMGNTANQVQSTGEAVVQGLMGAAVTIGNLAGLNRRR